A single genomic interval of Chryseobacterium paludis harbors:
- a CDS encoding DegT/DnrJ/EryC1/StrS family aminotransferase yields the protein MKKIQMVDLQSQYYKIKNDVDNAVLNVMDSAAFINGPEVKSFQNELESYLEVKHVIPCANGTDALQIALMALDLKEGDEVITADFTFAATVEVIHLLKLKSVLVDVDYDTFTISTEEIKKAITPRTKAIIPVHIFGQCANMEEILKIAEENNLFVIEDNAQAIGSDYTFSDGTVKQAGTMSTVGTTSFFPSKNLGCYGDGGAIFTNNDELAHRLRGIVNHGMYERYYHDEVGVNSRLDSIQAAILRKKLPNLDSYNEARRKAADYYDEAFAGNPNILTPKRAENTTHVFHQYTLRILNGKRNELQKFLTEKEIPAMIYYPVALRKQKAYFQESNDADFVNTDKLLDQVISLPMHTELDEEQLKYITDAVLEFMG from the coding sequence ATGAAAAAAATTCAGATGGTTGACTTGCAAAGTCAGTATTACAAAATAAAGAATGATGTAGATAATGCAGTATTAAATGTAATGGATTCAGCGGCTTTTATCAATGGCCCAGAAGTGAAGTCCTTCCAGAATGAATTGGAATCTTATTTAGAAGTAAAGCACGTTATCCCTTGTGCAAACGGAACCGATGCTTTGCAGATTGCTTTGATGGCCTTAGACCTTAAAGAAGGAGATGAGGTAATCACTGCCGATTTTACTTTTGCAGCTACGGTAGAAGTTATTCATTTATTGAAACTTAAATCTGTTTTAGTAGATGTAGATTACGATACATTCACGATTTCAACAGAAGAGATAAAGAAAGCAATTACACCAAGAACGAAAGCGATCATTCCAGTACATATATTTGGACAATGTGCTAATATGGAAGAAATTCTTAAGATCGCAGAAGAAAATAATTTATTTGTTATTGAAGATAATGCACAGGCAATCGGTTCGGATTATACATTCTCGGATGGGACTGTAAAGCAGGCAGGAACAATGTCTACTGTAGGAACCACTTCATTTTTTCCATCTAAAAATCTAGGTTGCTATGGAGATGGTGGAGCTATTTTTACTAATAACGACGAATTGGCTCATCGTTTAAGAGGAATTGTTAATCATGGAATGTATGAAAGATACTATCATGATGAAGTAGGGGTAAACTCTCGTTTAGACAGTATTCAGGCTGCTATTCTGAGAAAAAAGCTTCCTAATCTTGATTCTTATAACGAAGCGAGAAGAAAGGCTGCTGATTATTATGATGAGGCATTTGCTGGTAATCCAAATATATTAACCCCAAAAAGAGCAGAAAATACAACGCACGTATTTCATCAGTACACACTAAGAATCCTAAATGGAAAACGCAATGAGTTGCAGAAATTCTTAACAGAAAAGGAAATTCCTGCAATGATTTATTATCCTGTTGCATTAAGAAAGCAAAAGGCATATTTCCAGGAAAGTAATGATGCTGATTTCGTGAATACAGATAAGTTATTGGATCAGGTTATTTCTCTTCCAATGCATACAGAATTAGATGAAGAACAGTTGAAGTATATTACCGATGCTGTGTTGGAATTTATGGGATAG
- a CDS encoding adenylyltransferase/cytidyltransferase family protein: MKTERIGITFSSFDLLHAGHIKMLEEAKTVCDYLIVGLQIDPSHDRPNKNKPTQTIVERYIQLKAVNAVDEIIPYYTEEDLEDILKSFVIDVRIIGDDYMDRDFTGKKYCEQKGIEIYYNKRDHRFSSSDLRKRIFEAEQNKVAVK, from the coding sequence ATGAAAACAGAAAGAATAGGGATTACATTCTCTTCATTTGATTTACTTCATGCCGGTCATATAAAAATGTTGGAAGAAGCAAAAACAGTTTGTGATTATCTAATTGTGGGCTTACAAATTGATCCTTCTCATGATCGTCCTAACAAGAACAAACCTACTCAGACGATTGTAGAGAGATATATTCAGCTTAAAGCTGTAAATGCAGTTGATGAGATCATTCCTTACTACACGGAAGAAGATTTAGAAGATATTTTAAAATCATTCGTGATCGATGTAAGGATTATCGGAGATGATTATATGGACAGAGATTTCACGGGAAAAAAATACTGTGAACAAAAAGGAATTGAGATCTATTATAATAAGAGAGATCATAGATTTTCCTCCAGTGATTTAAGAAAGAGAATTTTTGAAGCCGAACAGAATAAAGTAGCTGTAAAATAA
- the galE gene encoding UDP-glucose 4-epimerase GalE, translating into MAILVTGGLGYIGSHTVVELLNNNFDVVIVDDLSNSERFILNNIEEIAGKKPVFYPFDLKRKELLTQVFDAHQIDGCINFAASKAVGESQIIPVDYYENNLFSLINILQEFKKREISNFIFSSSCTVYGQADVMPIDEETPLKMPESVYGKTKQMGEEILKDFANAYKRKVSLLRYFNPIGAHPSAKLGELPIGVPNNLVPYVMQTAAGIREKLNIWGNDYETEDGTPIRDYIYVVDLAKAHVAALKKLMADKDNKTVIDIYNLGTGKGSSVLEVVKAFEIANDVKVAYQICDRREGDITIAYAKVDKAQRELGWKSETTLEEALKTVWEWQKYLDSRNFNS; encoded by the coding sequence ATGGCAATACTGGTAACAGGAGGTCTTGGATATATAGGTTCCCATACAGTTGTGGAACTCCTTAATAATAACTTTGATGTTGTTATTGTAGATGATTTGTCCAATTCAGAAAGATTTATTTTAAACAATATAGAAGAGATTGCAGGAAAGAAGCCTGTATTCTATCCTTTTGATTTAAAGAGGAAGGAGCTTTTAACTCAGGTTTTTGATGCCCATCAGATCGATGGCTGTATTAATTTTGCAGCTTCTAAAGCGGTTGGAGAAAGCCAAATTATACCCGTAGACTATTACGAGAATAATTTATTTTCATTGATCAATATACTTCAGGAATTTAAGAAGAGAGAGATTTCAAATTTCATTTTTAGCTCTTCGTGCACTGTTTACGGTCAGGCTGATGTAATGCCGATTGATGAGGAAACACCATTGAAAATGCCAGAGAGTGTTTATGGTAAGACAAAACAAATGGGTGAAGAAATTCTTAAGGATTTTGCTAATGCCTATAAGAGAAAGGTGTCTTTGTTGAGGTATTTTAATCCCATTGGAGCGCATCCGTCAGCGAAATTAGGAGAGTTGCCAATTGGTGTTCCTAATAATCTGGTTCCATATGTAATGCAGACCGCAGCGGGAATTCGTGAAAAGCTAAATATTTGGGGTAATGATTATGAAACAGAAGATGGAACTCCTATTCGTGATTATATTTATGTAGTAGATCTTGCTAAAGCACATGTAGCAGCTTTAAAAAAATTAATGGCAGATAAGGACAACAAAACTGTGATTGATATTTATAATTTAGGGACTGGAAAAGGTTCATCCGTATTAGAAGTTGTTAAGGCTTTTGAGATCGCTAATGATGTAAAAGTAGCTTATCAGATTTGTGACAGAAGAGAAGGGGATATTACGATAGCTTATGCTAAAGTTGATAAAGCTCAACGTGAATTGGGCTGGAAATCAGAAACAACCTTAGAAGAAGCATTAAAAACAGTTTGGGAATGGCAGAAATATCTGGATTCCAGAAACTTTAATAGTTAA
- a CDS encoding SMI1/KNR4 family protein — translation MKEILIAISFLSIKLGDAHESASKFQIQNQWLGFEPAKNEEIIRAEKRLNVILPEDYKDFLKTTNGFSAPNTIEPTFMEVQAIDFFKNVDSELVEMWKEGDVETGDILERSIIVAGKNQEQQFLLIPPNSKKGKWRYWKFANWYPGEHAFESLDDYFKDVLEFSEKEYKESSKQ, via the coding sequence ATGAAAGAAATTTTAATTGCAATATCTTTCTTGTCTATAAAGCTGGGTGATGCTCATGAGAGTGCTTCGAAGTTTCAGATTCAAAATCAATGGTTAGGATTTGAGCCAGCTAAAAATGAAGAAATAATTAGAGCAGAAAAAAGATTAAATGTGATTTTGCCAGAAGATTACAAAGACTTTTTGAAAACAACAAATGGTTTTTCTGCTCCTAATACTATTGAACCAACTTTTATGGAAGTACAGGCAATTGATTTTTTTAAGAATGTCGACAGTGAGCTTGTTGAAATGTGGAAAGAGGGAGATGTTGAGACAGGTGATATACTGGAAAGAAGTATAATAGTCGCAGGGAAGAATCAAGAACAGCAATTTCTGTTAATTCCTCCTAATAGTAAAAAAGGAAAGTGGAGATATTGGAAATTTGCAAATTGGTATCCTGGCGAACATGCATTTGAAAGTTTAGATGATTATTTTAAAGACGTTCTTGAATTTAGTGAAAAAGAATACAAAGAAAGCTCAAAACAATGA
- a CDS encoding S8/S53 family peptidase: MRKILLICLLICYSLTFAQTQLVFVFFNDKPNKSAFYANPLSELSQKSLNRRIALGISLNDQDAPIEQSYIQNIQNLGFTVTDYSKWLNGVAVNATQAQITTLQSQSFVQSVESFARNSSTGTKNMNRNKWENFNNTNKNLTTFDYGSGSEQIDQINLRPLHLAGFTGTGVSIAVIDTGFPTVNTGSAFARLWTNNKIKASYDFVTKSNDIYNPTLNVHGSIVLGAIGGYIQDTFVGSAPDADFYLYRSENSTVEIPEEELYWIEAAEEADRKGVDLITTSLGYSTFDDPRYNYEYADMNGNTSFIARAAEIASNKGIFVLIAAGNSGQQPWHYILTPADNAKVFTIGSVDSSGNSSGFSSFGPNALGVIKPDGSTRGSAAATVFDNGTTVATGTSIATPIAAGGIACLIQAFSNMNRDLMKNRLRQTASLYPNHTSQMGYGILNFGSFYNTTLSTSETVKKEKVAVFPNPVKSILNVASESEVLSLEVYDNLGRLVIKNTQQKSLRVEHFPQGTYYLKIQAKDRVYYEKFIKE; encoded by the coding sequence ATGAGAAAAATTCTACTTATTTGTCTTTTAATATGTTATTCACTTACATTTGCTCAAACACAGCTTGTTTTTGTGTTTTTTAATGACAAGCCAAATAAATCTGCTTTCTATGCTAATCCACTGTCTGAGCTTAGCCAGAAGTCGTTAAACAGAAGAATCGCATTGGGAATCTCATTAAACGATCAGGATGCTCCCATTGAACAATCTTACATACAGAATATCCAAAATCTAGGCTTTACGGTAACAGATTATTCAAAGTGGCTGAATGGGGTTGCTGTAAATGCTACACAAGCACAAATAACAACACTCCAGTCACAATCCTTTGTGCAATCCGTGGAAAGTTTTGCGAGAAATTCTTCAACAGGAACAAAGAATATGAATCGTAATAAGTGGGAAAACTTTAATAATACTAATAAAAATCTAACCACTTTTGATTATGGTTCTGGCTCTGAACAGATCGATCAGATTAATCTAAGACCACTTCATCTTGCTGGATTTACGGGAACAGGTGTTTCAATCGCCGTAATAGATACTGGTTTTCCTACTGTAAATACAGGATCTGCCTTTGCAAGGTTGTGGACAAACAATAAGATTAAAGCAAGCTACGATTTTGTCACGAAGTCTAATGACATTTATAATCCCACACTCAATGTTCATGGCTCCATAGTTTTAGGAGCTATAGGAGGTTATATCCAGGATACATTTGTTGGCTCTGCTCCAGATGCAGATTTTTATCTTTATCGCAGTGAAAATTCAACGGTAGAGATTCCTGAAGAAGAGCTATACTGGATCGAAGCCGCAGAGGAAGCTGATAGAAAAGGAGTTGATCTTATCACTACTTCTTTAGGGTATTCTACATTTGATGATCCGCGATATAATTATGAATATGCGGATATGAACGGAAACACTTCATTTATTGCGAGAGCTGCAGAAATTGCATCTAATAAAGGTATTTTTGTCTTAATCGCTGCCGGGAATTCAGGACAACAGCCTTGGCATTATATTCTAACACCAGCTGATAATGCCAAAGTATTTACAATCGGATCCGTAGATTCCAGTGGTAATTCATCTGGATTCTCATCTTTCGGACCTAATGCTTTAGGTGTAATAAAGCCAGACGGCAGTACCAGGGGATCCGCAGCTGCTACTGTTTTCGATAATGGCACAACTGTTGCCACTGGAACTTCTATTGCAACACCCATCGCAGCAGGAGGAATCGCCTGCTTAATTCAGGCTTTTTCAAATATGAATAGAGATCTGATGAAAAACAGATTAAGACAAACAGCATCATTATATCCTAATCATACAAGCCAAATGGGATATGGAATTCTAAATTTTGGCAGTTTTTATAATACTACGTTAAGTACTTCTGAAACGGTAAAAAAAGAAAAGGTTGCCGTATTTCCTAATCCTGTTAAGAGCATTTTGAATGTCGCTTCTGAAAGCGAGGTTTTATCATTGGAAGTTTATGATAATCTCGGAAGATTGGTTATTAAGAATACTCAACAAAAATCGCTACGAGTTGAACATTTTCCCCAGGGAACTTACTATCTGAAGATCCAGGCAAAAGACAGGGTTTATTATGAGAAATTTATAAAAGAATAA